Proteins from a single region of Argopecten irradians isolate NY chromosome 7, Ai_NY, whole genome shotgun sequence:
- the LOC138327962 gene encoding neurofilament heavy polypeptide-like isoform X8: MDAKPPPVEGKPGSQDSRTLAADPTEDVLFNTKWQDSVGGSTPQKTAHSPGAKMDVDLNVVKLDTQVLDSEAAKHKISIKPRQRRASSQRARTRPSGGAASLPLLKEESPPKEIPSPVSTPKPLDDVKPVVSTKEGVKTPDVEAKARTADTEGTIPTEVEPVISVKDNKTSIQIGASKDKSNADTETVSPSLEVDTGSPSKRKSVTEADKDKMPGLPVSPVALGAVKLRTRPRPKSLVEPPQLPPSGDELAKAFNKRLSVRKERTNEEFSEEDFLEVKKDSNEVTPSVLPSDGKKTSPTGAAPSTGGITYVLKKEPLRKTSSSDSGKAPHLNTVSEEPNKNVQPKPNVTDTKAEPVKAEVSSKDSTPPSVHEKSKSLSNKLASPREDYRLKRQSRSKTLPVQPVSQEFLDKKMKENAAASSNLSQSVKEESVEGKADTLSSALSKKSEPKRQSRKDTGNATEPLWFALARRKQADAEKEEREADKKENSPPVKKESSPPVGAKVNPLSSLGGAKTTPLQSSLGAKPAPSVGAKPSGQSVGTKPTLVQSIGAKPSVGQSLGTKPTPSSAGAKPTTVPSSAGTKPASGQSAVGTKANASVGVKPVTTDSSNTSSANKEGPSLVRSLKDKDKSESASFNRGSVKSSSGVASKEEKEKINGNKKAPDTKKESEPVQRTLSNRSKFEAKSSTTGGGGSQPSTSSSSSVPAWKANLAKKKEKEPQIKIEIIEKKTERPVPPKKPSKALEEKVLLRDKPVVEKCSDKRQSKVLDMVKSFQNLEVS, translated from the exons TTGTCAAGTTGGATACTCAGGTCCTGGACAGTGAAGCTGCTAAACACAAGATCTCTATTAAACCGAGGCAGCGTCGGGCCTCTAGTCAGCGTGCAAGAACA AGACCTTCGGGAGGAGCAGCTTCCTTGCCACTGCTGAAGGAAGAGTCTCCGCCCAAAGAAATACCGTCACCAGTATCAACACCAAAACCTCTGGACGATGTCAAGCCTGTAGTATCTACCAAGGAGGGGGTGAAAACCCCAGATGTTGAGGCCAAGGCAAGAACTGCTGATACTGAGGGTACCATACCTACTGAGGTGGAACCGGTGATCTCCGTCAAGGACAATAAAACAAGTATCCAGATTG GTGCCAGTAAAGATAAATCCAATGCTGATACTGAAACTGTCAGTCCGTCCCTGGAGGTAGACACTGGTAGTCCTAGTAAACGAAAGAGTGTGACAGAGGCTGATAAGGATAAAATGCCTGGTCTACCGGTCAGCCCAGTGGCTCTTGGGGCGGTCAAACTCCGCACCAGGCCTCGTCCAAAAAGTCTAGTTGAACCTCCTCAGCTTCCTCCAAGTGGAGACGAGCTCGCAAAGGCTTTCAACAAACGATTGTCTGTTAGAAAGGAGAGAACAAATGAGGAATTCTCAGAGGAGGATTTCTTAGAAGTGAAAAAGGACTCCAATGAGGTTACACCATCTGTGCTGCCATCTGATGGCAAAAAGACATCACCTACAGGTGCTGCCCCCTCCACAGGGGGGATAACTTATGTGTTAAAGAAAGAGCCTTTAAGGAAGACATCGTCTTCAGACAGTGGTAAAGCTCCACATTTGAATACAGTTTCAGAGGAACCAAACAAAAATGTACAGCCAAAACCAAATGTAACAGATACCAAAGCTGAACCGGTAAAGGCTGAGGTGTCTAGTAAAGACAGTACACCGCCCTCTGTACATGAGAAGAGTAAATCTCTATCTAACAAACTAGCTTCACCCCGCGAGGACTACAGGCTGAAGAGACAGTCGCGGAGTAAAACTTTACCTGTACAGCCAGTTTCGCAGGAGTTTTTAGATAAGAAAATGAAAGAGAATGCTGCAGCTAGCAGTAATTTAAGCCAAAGTGTGAAAGAGGAATCCGTGGAGGGTAAAGCAGATACATTATCATCAGCTCTGTCTAAAAAATCAGAGCCAAAACGTCAATCTCGGAAAGACACAGGTAATGCTACCGAACCATTATGGTTTGCTTTAGCCAGACGAAAACAAGCTGATGCAGAAAAGGAGGAAAGGGAAGCTGATAAGAAGGAAAATTCTCCACCTGTGAAGAAGGAAAGTTCTCCACCTGTTGGGGCTAAAGTTAACCCTCTGTCATCATTAGGAGGGGCCAAGACAACTCCTTTACAATCATCTCTAGGGGCTAAACCTGCACCCTCTGTAGGGGCCAAACCTTCTGGACAGTCAGTAGGGACTAAACCAACCCTAGTACAATCAATAGGGGCCAAACCTTCAGTAGGACAGTCACTAGGGACAAAACCTACTCCTTCATCTGCAGGGGCTAAACCGACCACTGTACCGTCATCAGCAGGTACAAAACCTGCATCAGGACAATCAGCTGTTGGTACAAAGGCAAATGCTTCAGTGGGTGTCAAACCAGTAACTACAGATAGTTCAAATACTTCTAGTGCAAACAAGGAGGGGCCATCTTTAGTACGGAGCTTAAAAGACAAAGATAAATCTGAGAGTGCCTCGTTTAACAGGGGTAGTGTGAAATCATCCTCAGGCGTTGCGAGCAaggaagaaaaggaaaaaattaACGGAAACAAAAAAGCCCCAGATACAAAGAAAGAAAGTGAGCCAGTTCAAAGGACATTGTCAAACAGATCAAAGTTTGAGGCCAAGAGTTCTACAACTGGCGGTGGTGGTAGTCAACCTTCTACGTCTTCCTCATCCTCTGTACCAGCCTGGAAGGCGAATCTGGCCAAGAAGAAGGAAAAAGAACCACAAATCAAAATAGAAATCATAGAAAAGAAAACAGAGAGACCTGTTCCCCCAAAGAAACCCTCAAAGGCCTTAGAAGAG AAGGTTCTTCTTCGTGACAAACCAGTGGTGGAAAAGTGCAGCGACAAAAGACAGTCCAAGGTGCTGGACATGGTTAAAAGTTTCCAAAACTTGGAGGTGAGTTGA
- the LOC138327962 gene encoding neurofilament heavy polypeptide-like isoform X7, whose amino-acid sequence MYCITGIPNRVDMPPPVEGKPGSQDSRTLAADPTEDVLFNTKWQDSVGGSTPQKTAHSPGAKMDVDLNVVKLDTQVLDSEAAKHKISIKPRQRRASSQRARTRPSGGAASLPLLKEESPPKEIPSPVSTPKPLDDVKPVVSTKEGVKTPDVEAKARTADTEGTIPTEVEPVISVKDNKTSIQIGASKDKSNADTETVSPSLEVDTGSPSKRKSVTEADKDKMPGLPVSPVALGAVKLRTRPRPKSLVEPPQLPPSGDELAKAFNKRLSVRKERTNEEFSEEDFLEVKKDSNEVTPSVLPSDGKKTSPTGAAPSTGGITYVLKKEPLRKTSSSDSGKAPHLNTVSEEPNKNVQPKPNVTDTKAEPVKAEVSSKDSTPPSVHEKSKSLSNKLASPREDYRLKRQSRSKTLPVQPVSQEFLDKKMKENAAASSNLSQSVKEESVEGKADTLSSALSKKSEPKRQSRKDTGNATEPLWFALARRKQADAEKEEREADKKENSPPVKKESSPPVGAKVNPLSSLGGAKTTPLQSSLGAKPAPSVGAKPSGQSVGTKPTLVQSIGAKPSVGQSLGTKPTPSSAGAKPTTVPSSAGTKPASGQSAVGTKANASVGVKPVTTDSSNTSSANKEGPSLVRSLKDKDKSESASFNRGSVKSSSGVASKEEKEKINGNKKAPDTKKESEPVQRTLSNRSKFEAKSSTTGGGGSQPSTSSSSSVPAWKANLAKKKEKEPQIKIEIIEKKTERPVPPKKPSKALEEKVLLRDKPVVEKCSDKRQSKVLDMVKSFQNLEVS is encoded by the exons TTGTCAAGTTGGATACTCAGGTCCTGGACAGTGAAGCTGCTAAACACAAGATCTCTATTAAACCGAGGCAGCGTCGGGCCTCTAGTCAGCGTGCAAGAACA AGACCTTCGGGAGGAGCAGCTTCCTTGCCACTGCTGAAGGAAGAGTCTCCGCCCAAAGAAATACCGTCACCAGTATCAACACCAAAACCTCTGGACGATGTCAAGCCTGTAGTATCTACCAAGGAGGGGGTGAAAACCCCAGATGTTGAGGCCAAGGCAAGAACTGCTGATACTGAGGGTACCATACCTACTGAGGTGGAACCGGTGATCTCCGTCAAGGACAATAAAACAAGTATCCAGATTG GTGCCAGTAAAGATAAATCCAATGCTGATACTGAAACTGTCAGTCCGTCCCTGGAGGTAGACACTGGTAGTCCTAGTAAACGAAAGAGTGTGACAGAGGCTGATAAGGATAAAATGCCTGGTCTACCGGTCAGCCCAGTGGCTCTTGGGGCGGTCAAACTCCGCACCAGGCCTCGTCCAAAAAGTCTAGTTGAACCTCCTCAGCTTCCTCCAAGTGGAGACGAGCTCGCAAAGGCTTTCAACAAACGATTGTCTGTTAGAAAGGAGAGAACAAATGAGGAATTCTCAGAGGAGGATTTCTTAGAAGTGAAAAAGGACTCCAATGAGGTTACACCATCTGTGCTGCCATCTGATGGCAAAAAGACATCACCTACAGGTGCTGCCCCCTCCACAGGGGGGATAACTTATGTGTTAAAGAAAGAGCCTTTAAGGAAGACATCGTCTTCAGACAGTGGTAAAGCTCCACATTTGAATACAGTTTCAGAGGAACCAAACAAAAATGTACAGCCAAAACCAAATGTAACAGATACCAAAGCTGAACCGGTAAAGGCTGAGGTGTCTAGTAAAGACAGTACACCGCCCTCTGTACATGAGAAGAGTAAATCTCTATCTAACAAACTAGCTTCACCCCGCGAGGACTACAGGCTGAAGAGACAGTCGCGGAGTAAAACTTTACCTGTACAGCCAGTTTCGCAGGAGTTTTTAGATAAGAAAATGAAAGAGAATGCTGCAGCTAGCAGTAATTTAAGCCAAAGTGTGAAAGAGGAATCCGTGGAGGGTAAAGCAGATACATTATCATCAGCTCTGTCTAAAAAATCAGAGCCAAAACGTCAATCTCGGAAAGACACAGGTAATGCTACCGAACCATTATGGTTTGCTTTAGCCAGACGAAAACAAGCTGATGCAGAAAAGGAGGAAAGGGAAGCTGATAAGAAGGAAAATTCTCCACCTGTGAAGAAGGAAAGTTCTCCACCTGTTGGGGCTAAAGTTAACCCTCTGTCATCATTAGGAGGGGCCAAGACAACTCCTTTACAATCATCTCTAGGGGCTAAACCTGCACCCTCTGTAGGGGCCAAACCTTCTGGACAGTCAGTAGGGACTAAACCAACCCTAGTACAATCAATAGGGGCCAAACCTTCAGTAGGACAGTCACTAGGGACAAAACCTACTCCTTCATCTGCAGGGGCTAAACCGACCACTGTACCGTCATCAGCAGGTACAAAACCTGCATCAGGACAATCAGCTGTTGGTACAAAGGCAAATGCTTCAGTGGGTGTCAAACCAGTAACTACAGATAGTTCAAATACTTCTAGTGCAAACAAGGAGGGGCCATCTTTAGTACGGAGCTTAAAAGACAAAGATAAATCTGAGAGTGCCTCGTTTAACAGGGGTAGTGTGAAATCATCCTCAGGCGTTGCGAGCAaggaagaaaaggaaaaaattaACGGAAACAAAAAAGCCCCAGATACAAAGAAAGAAAGTGAGCCAGTTCAAAGGACATTGTCAAACAGATCAAAGTTTGAGGCCAAGAGTTCTACAACTGGCGGTGGTGGTAGTCAACCTTCTACGTCTTCCTCATCCTCTGTACCAGCCTGGAAGGCGAATCTGGCCAAGAAGAAGGAAAAAGAACCACAAATCAAAATAGAAATCATAGAAAAGAAAACAGAGAGACCTGTTCCCCCAAAGAAACCCTCAAAGGCCTTAGAAGAG AAGGTTCTTCTTCGTGACAAACCAGTGGTGGAAAAGTGCAGCGACAAAAGACAGTCCAAGGTGCTGGACATGGTTAAAAGTTTCCAAAACTTGGAGGTGAGTTGA
- the LOC138327962 gene encoding neurofilament heavy polypeptide-like isoform X6: protein MDAKILVMDSHRMYLPPPVEGKPGSQDSRTLAADPTEDVLFNTKWQDSVGGSTPQKTAHSPGAKMDVDLNVVKLDTQVLDSEAAKHKISIKPRQRRASSQRARTRPSGGAASLPLLKEESPPKEIPSPVSTPKPLDDVKPVVSTKEGVKTPDVEAKARTADTEGTIPTEVEPVISVKDNKTSIQIGASKDKSNADTETVSPSLEVDTGSPSKRKSVTEADKDKMPGLPVSPVALGAVKLRTRPRPKSLVEPPQLPPSGDELAKAFNKRLSVRKERTNEEFSEEDFLEVKKDSNEVTPSVLPSDGKKTSPTGAAPSTGGITYVLKKEPLRKTSSSDSGKAPHLNTVSEEPNKNVQPKPNVTDTKAEPVKAEVSSKDSTPPSVHEKSKSLSNKLASPREDYRLKRQSRSKTLPVQPVSQEFLDKKMKENAAASSNLSQSVKEESVEGKADTLSSALSKKSEPKRQSRKDTGNATEPLWFALARRKQADAEKEEREADKKENSPPVKKESSPPVGAKVNPLSSLGGAKTTPLQSSLGAKPAPSVGAKPSGQSVGTKPTLVQSIGAKPSVGQSLGTKPTPSSAGAKPTTVPSSAGTKPASGQSAVGTKANASVGVKPVTTDSSNTSSANKEGPSLVRSLKDKDKSESASFNRGSVKSSSGVASKEEKEKINGNKKAPDTKKESEPVQRTLSNRSKFEAKSSTTGGGGSQPSTSSSSSVPAWKANLAKKKEKEPQIKIEIIEKKTERPVPPKKPSKALEEKVLLRDKPVVEKCSDKRQSKVLDMVKSFQNLEVS from the exons TTGTCAAGTTGGATACTCAGGTCCTGGACAGTGAAGCTGCTAAACACAAGATCTCTATTAAACCGAGGCAGCGTCGGGCCTCTAGTCAGCGTGCAAGAACA AGACCTTCGGGAGGAGCAGCTTCCTTGCCACTGCTGAAGGAAGAGTCTCCGCCCAAAGAAATACCGTCACCAGTATCAACACCAAAACCTCTGGACGATGTCAAGCCTGTAGTATCTACCAAGGAGGGGGTGAAAACCCCAGATGTTGAGGCCAAGGCAAGAACTGCTGATACTGAGGGTACCATACCTACTGAGGTGGAACCGGTGATCTCCGTCAAGGACAATAAAACAAGTATCCAGATTG GTGCCAGTAAAGATAAATCCAATGCTGATACTGAAACTGTCAGTCCGTCCCTGGAGGTAGACACTGGTAGTCCTAGTAAACGAAAGAGTGTGACAGAGGCTGATAAGGATAAAATGCCTGGTCTACCGGTCAGCCCAGTGGCTCTTGGGGCGGTCAAACTCCGCACCAGGCCTCGTCCAAAAAGTCTAGTTGAACCTCCTCAGCTTCCTCCAAGTGGAGACGAGCTCGCAAAGGCTTTCAACAAACGATTGTCTGTTAGAAAGGAGAGAACAAATGAGGAATTCTCAGAGGAGGATTTCTTAGAAGTGAAAAAGGACTCCAATGAGGTTACACCATCTGTGCTGCCATCTGATGGCAAAAAGACATCACCTACAGGTGCTGCCCCCTCCACAGGGGGGATAACTTATGTGTTAAAGAAAGAGCCTTTAAGGAAGACATCGTCTTCAGACAGTGGTAAAGCTCCACATTTGAATACAGTTTCAGAGGAACCAAACAAAAATGTACAGCCAAAACCAAATGTAACAGATACCAAAGCTGAACCGGTAAAGGCTGAGGTGTCTAGTAAAGACAGTACACCGCCCTCTGTACATGAGAAGAGTAAATCTCTATCTAACAAACTAGCTTCACCCCGCGAGGACTACAGGCTGAAGAGACAGTCGCGGAGTAAAACTTTACCTGTACAGCCAGTTTCGCAGGAGTTTTTAGATAAGAAAATGAAAGAGAATGCTGCAGCTAGCAGTAATTTAAGCCAAAGTGTGAAAGAGGAATCCGTGGAGGGTAAAGCAGATACATTATCATCAGCTCTGTCTAAAAAATCAGAGCCAAAACGTCAATCTCGGAAAGACACAGGTAATGCTACCGAACCATTATGGTTTGCTTTAGCCAGACGAAAACAAGCTGATGCAGAAAAGGAGGAAAGGGAAGCTGATAAGAAGGAAAATTCTCCACCTGTGAAGAAGGAAAGTTCTCCACCTGTTGGGGCTAAAGTTAACCCTCTGTCATCATTAGGAGGGGCCAAGACAACTCCTTTACAATCATCTCTAGGGGCTAAACCTGCACCCTCTGTAGGGGCCAAACCTTCTGGACAGTCAGTAGGGACTAAACCAACCCTAGTACAATCAATAGGGGCCAAACCTTCAGTAGGACAGTCACTAGGGACAAAACCTACTCCTTCATCTGCAGGGGCTAAACCGACCACTGTACCGTCATCAGCAGGTACAAAACCTGCATCAGGACAATCAGCTGTTGGTACAAAGGCAAATGCTTCAGTGGGTGTCAAACCAGTAACTACAGATAGTTCAAATACTTCTAGTGCAAACAAGGAGGGGCCATCTTTAGTACGGAGCTTAAAAGACAAAGATAAATCTGAGAGTGCCTCGTTTAACAGGGGTAGTGTGAAATCATCCTCAGGCGTTGCGAGCAaggaagaaaaggaaaaaattaACGGAAACAAAAAAGCCCCAGATACAAAGAAAGAAAGTGAGCCAGTTCAAAGGACATTGTCAAACAGATCAAAGTTTGAGGCCAAGAGTTCTACAACTGGCGGTGGTGGTAGTCAACCTTCTACGTCTTCCTCATCCTCTGTACCAGCCTGGAAGGCGAATCTGGCCAAGAAGAAGGAAAAAGAACCACAAATCAAAATAGAAATCATAGAAAAGAAAACAGAGAGACCTGTTCCCCCAAAGAAACCCTCAAAGGCCTTAGAAGAG AAGGTTCTTCTTCGTGACAAACCAGTGGTGGAAAAGTGCAGCGACAAAAGACAGTCCAAGGTGCTGGACATGGTTAAAAGTTTCCAAAACTTGGAGGTGAGTTGA